A window from Microbacterium ginsengiterrae encodes these proteins:
- a CDS encoding ATP-dependent helicase, translated as MTEAPLIVPSTAGPSGPQDQDDLLAGLNPQQLAAVTYRGPALLIVAGAGSGKTSVLTRRIASLLRSREAWPSQILAITFTNKAAGEMRERVGQLVGEAARGMWISTFHSACVRILRREAEHFGFTKSFTIYDSGDSRALIKRLVKEHEADAYGLTPASVQGRISKLKNELQDSESYARDANMSDPAERVFVEIFADYQRRLRKANAFDFDDLIGQTVYLFRAFPKVADTYRRRFRHILVDEYQDTNHAQYALIHELTRPVSADAPDPYASNGMMIFEPETTPELAGASLTVVGDSDQSIYAFRGADIRNISEFERDFPGAKVVLLEQNYRSTQNILSAANAVIGHNFDRKDKKLWSDRGDGDKIVGFTGYSQHDEAQFVADEVEALHRAGMPYSEMAVFYRTNSQSRALEEIFIRSAVPYKIMGGTKFYERAEIKDALAYLISVANPADEMSVRRILNKPRRGIGDVTETAIARFADDQGISFRDALSMPSQLGVGPKIQAAIGQLDAVLTEATALMLPASGEVPPPTVVADGLSLLLAKSGYLDALRASRDPQDEARVENLDEFVAVARDFARNNPEGTIADFLTEVALVSDADDLDDESGSVSMMTMHTAKGLEFDAVFVTGVEEDLIPHRISAGEPGGPQEERRLFYVGITRARKRLHLSLAMTRAQFGEVSVAMPSRFLQEIPAELVDWRQSPGDVNSRGGTQSRALNARRGGGFGGSGGDRFGVKPLAPRDRITPLSTAMDKFPNKVTGKVRDNGDLELAAGDRIRHDDFGEGRVDAVTGEGAKRIAHVRFDAAGLKKLLIKIAPIEKL; from the coding sequence ATGACCGAAGCCCCTCTCATCGTTCCGTCCACCGCCGGTCCGTCCGGCCCGCAGGACCAGGACGACCTCCTCGCAGGCCTCAACCCCCAGCAGCTCGCCGCCGTGACCTATCGCGGACCGGCGCTGCTCATCGTCGCCGGTGCGGGGTCGGGGAAGACGAGCGTCCTCACCCGCCGGATCGCGTCGTTGCTGCGCAGCCGTGAGGCGTGGCCGAGTCAGATCCTCGCGATCACTTTCACCAACAAGGCGGCCGGTGAGATGCGCGAGCGCGTCGGGCAGCTCGTCGGCGAGGCTGCCCGCGGCATGTGGATCTCGACCTTCCACTCCGCGTGCGTGCGGATCCTGCGTCGCGAGGCCGAGCACTTCGGGTTCACGAAGTCGTTCACGATCTACGACTCCGGCGACTCCCGCGCCCTCATCAAGCGCCTCGTCAAGGAGCACGAGGCCGACGCGTACGGGCTCACGCCGGCATCTGTGCAGGGCCGGATCTCGAAGCTGAAGAACGAACTGCAGGACTCCGAGTCCTATGCGCGCGATGCGAACATGAGCGACCCGGCCGAGCGGGTCTTCGTCGAGATCTTCGCCGACTACCAGCGGCGCCTGCGCAAGGCGAACGCGTTCGACTTCGACGATCTCATCGGGCAGACCGTCTACCTGTTCCGCGCGTTCCCGAAGGTCGCCGACACCTACCGGCGGCGCTTCCGGCACATCCTCGTCGACGAGTATCAGGACACCAACCACGCGCAGTACGCGCTCATCCACGAGCTCACCCGTCCCGTCTCCGCCGACGCTCCCGACCCGTATGCCTCGAACGGCATGATGATCTTCGAGCCGGAGACGACCCCTGAGCTGGCCGGTGCATCGCTCACCGTGGTGGGCGACTCCGACCAGTCCATCTACGCGTTCCGCGGCGCCGACATCCGCAACATCAGCGAGTTCGAGCGTGATTTCCCCGGTGCGAAGGTAGTGCTGCTCGAGCAGAACTACCGGTCGACGCAGAACATCCTCTCGGCGGCGAACGCCGTCATCGGGCACAACTTCGACCGCAAGGACAAGAAGCTCTGGAGCGATCGAGGCGACGGCGACAAGATCGTCGGCTTCACCGGCTACTCGCAGCACGATGAGGCCCAGTTCGTCGCCGACGAGGTCGAGGCGCTGCACAGGGCGGGGATGCCGTACTCCGAGATGGCGGTCTTCTACCGCACGAACTCGCAGTCGCGTGCGCTGGAGGAGATCTTCATCCGCTCGGCGGTGCCGTACAAGATCATGGGCGGGACGAAGTTCTACGAGCGCGCCGAGATCAAGGACGCCCTGGCGTACCTCATCTCCGTCGCGAACCCGGCCGACGAGATGTCGGTGCGCCGCATCCTCAACAAGCCGCGCCGCGGCATCGGCGACGTGACCGAGACGGCGATCGCCCGGTTCGCCGACGATCAGGGCATCAGCTTCCGCGACGCGCTCTCCATGCCGTCGCAGCTCGGCGTCGGCCCCAAGATCCAGGCCGCCATCGGTCAGCTCGACGCCGTCCTCACGGAGGCGACGGCACTGATGCTGCCGGCCTCCGGCGAGGTGCCGCCGCCCACGGTCGTCGCCGACGGCCTCAGCCTGCTGCTGGCCAAGAGCGGGTACCTCGACGCCCTGCGCGCCAGCCGTGATCCGCAGGACGAGGCACGTGTCGAGAACCTCGACGAGTTCGTCGCGGTCGCCCGCGACTTCGCGCGCAACAACCCCGAGGGCACGATCGCCGACTTCCTCACCGAGGTCGCGCTGGTGTCGGACGCCGACGATCTGGACGACGAGTCCGGCTCGGTGTCGATGATGACCATGCACACCGCGAAGGGCCTGGAGTTCGACGCGGTGTTCGTCACCGGTGTCGAGGAGGACCTCATCCCGCACCGCATCTCCGCGGGCGAGCCGGGCGGTCCTCAGGAGGAGCGCCGGCTCTTCTACGTCGGCATCACGCGTGCGCGCAAGCGCCTCCACCTGTCGCTCGCGATGACTCGCGCGCAGTTCGGTGAGGTCTCCGTGGCGATGCCCAGCCGCTTCCTGCAGGAGATCCCCGCCGAGCTCGTCGACTGGAGGCAGTCGCCGGGGGATGTGAACTCCCGCGGCGGAACGCAGTCGCGTGCGCTCAACGCGCGTCGCGGCGGCGGCTTCGGCGGCAGCGGGGGAGACCGGTTCGGCGTGAAGCCGCTCGCGCCGCGCGATCGCATCACACCGCTGTCGACCGCCATGGACAAGTTCCCGAACAAGGTCACCGGCAAGGTGCGCGACAACGGCGATCTCGAGCTGGCGGCGGGGGACCGCATTCGGCACGACGACTTCGGTGAGGGACGAGTGGACGCCGTGACGGGCGAGGGTGCCAAGCGCATCGCCCACGTGCGCTTCGACGCCGCAGGACTGAAGAAGCTCCTCATCAAGATCGCGCCGATCGAGAAGCTCTGA
- a CDS encoding SseB family protein, translated as MALFSRRKKTDETPDETQTPPADAPDQATAEDAAPAEAVPQIGISVQAFRGVGAEAGPEVSLPDPNAAPAPARATAPKAASAPRPQTAQKRVLPLAPALPPAPTESVPGMKDNTLLRAALAEIEQGATNEQLIGVLRQMMQNHLYLRVHGDARAQLAEGKPLSIAVVRDGERSYMLAFSSAEAVRESVQRESEPSATSAIAQPVTAVLQQLIAGDFAGLILDNASGVHRAVFPVEVLTKALEQADPNMTIKTLLAAPREEDTMQLVGDALAKTKMWVAVNDGSGNGQVGIAEAQTADGRRFLQLFSHPLEIVALGRGDKPLPFEPDQLAKVLAGHDTLAGVIVDSAGPSIVVERAALGAVMVRAVDVSD; from the coding sequence ATGGCATTGTTCTCCCGCCGCAAGAAGACCGACGAGACCCCTGACGAGACGCAGACGCCGCCCGCGGATGCGCCGGATCAGGCCACCGCCGAGGACGCCGCACCGGCCGAAGCGGTCCCTCAGATCGGCATCTCCGTGCAGGCCTTCCGCGGCGTCGGCGCAGAGGCCGGCCCCGAGGTCTCGCTTCCCGACCCGAATGCGGCCCCCGCCCCTGCGCGCGCGACAGCGCCGAAGGCGGCGTCTGCTCCCCGTCCGCAGACCGCGCAGAAGCGCGTGCTGCCCCTCGCGCCCGCGCTGCCCCCTGCACCGACGGAGTCGGTCCCCGGCATGAAGGACAACACACTCCTGCGGGCGGCGCTCGCGGAGATCGAACAGGGTGCGACGAACGAGCAGCTCATCGGCGTGCTCCGTCAGATGATGCAGAACCATCTCTACCTGCGTGTGCACGGCGACGCGCGTGCGCAGCTGGCAGAGGGGAAGCCGCTGTCCATCGCCGTCGTCCGCGACGGAGAACGCAGCTACATGCTCGCATTCAGCTCTGCCGAGGCAGTGCGCGAGTCCGTGCAGCGCGAGTCCGAACCGTCGGCGACCTCCGCGATCGCCCAGCCCGTCACGGCCGTCCTCCAGCAGCTCATCGCGGGCGACTTCGCCGGCCTCATCCTCGACAACGCCTCCGGCGTCCACCGGGCGGTGTTCCCCGTCGAGGTGCTGACGAAGGCCCTGGAGCAGGCGGATCCGAACATGACGATCAAGACACTGCTGGCCGCCCCCCGCGAGGAGGACACCATGCAGCTCGTCGGCGACGCTCTCGCGAAGACGAAGATGTGGGTCGCCGTCAACGACGGCAGCGGGAACGGTCAGGTCGGCATCGCCGAAGCGCAGACCGCCGACGGGCGCCGCTTCCTGCAGCTGTTCTCGCACCCGCTGGAGATCGTCGCGCTGGGACGCGGCGACAAGCCGCTGCCGTTCGAGCCGGACCAGCTGGCGAAGGTGCTCGCCGGGCATGACACCCTCGCGGGCGTCATCGTGGACTCGGCCGGACCGTCGATCGTCGTCGAGCGAGCGGCGCTCGGTGCGGTGATGGTGCGCGCGGTCGACGTCAGCGACTGA
- the ligD gene encoding non-homologous end-joining DNA ligase has product MASERVTLSVSDPGGTQDVDLSSPNKVIWPEAGITKAELAEYVQTVSEPFLGANGGRPVSLERFRNGVTDGSESFFSKNPPKGTPEFVDAVTVTYNSGRQHPQIVLNRPSAIVWAVQMNTIVFHPWASLASDTDNPIELRIDLDPQPGTDFADAVTAAHGLREVLRDAELEPFIKTSGNRGLHVFCPIEPTHEFLDVRHAVIAAGRELERRMPTQVTTNWWKEERGERIFVDFNQANRDRTMAGAYSPRALPGATVSTPVAWDELDDVDPRSFTVRTVPQRVADSGDPWADMQAHPGRIDTLLSWWERDVENGLGELPFPPEFPKMPGEPPRVQPSKRVAENWDADGNRVED; this is encoded by the coding sequence ATGGCCTCCGAACGCGTGACCCTGTCCGTCTCCGATCCTGGCGGGACGCAGGACGTCGACCTGTCGAGCCCGAACAAGGTCATCTGGCCCGAGGCGGGGATCACGAAAGCCGAACTCGCGGAGTACGTGCAGACGGTCTCGGAGCCGTTCCTCGGCGCGAACGGGGGCCGACCTGTCTCACTGGAGCGGTTCCGCAACGGCGTCACCGACGGATCCGAGAGCTTCTTCTCCAAGAACCCGCCGAAGGGGACGCCGGAGTTCGTCGATGCCGTGACGGTGACGTACAACAGCGGTCGGCAGCATCCGCAGATCGTCCTGAACCGCCCCAGTGCGATCGTCTGGGCCGTGCAGATGAACACGATCGTGTTCCATCCGTGGGCATCGCTCGCCTCCGACACCGACAATCCGATCGAGCTGCGCATCGACCTCGACCCGCAGCCGGGCACGGACTTCGCGGATGCCGTCACGGCGGCTCACGGGCTCCGCGAGGTGCTGCGCGACGCCGAGCTCGAGCCGTTCATCAAGACCAGCGGCAACCGCGGGCTGCATGTGTTCTGCCCGATCGAACCGACGCATGAGTTCCTCGATGTCCGTCACGCCGTCATCGCCGCGGGGCGGGAGCTCGAGCGGCGGATGCCGACGCAGGTGACGACGAACTGGTGGAAGGAGGAGCGGGGCGAGCGCATCTTCGTCGACTTCAATCAGGCCAACCGCGACCGGACGATGGCCGGTGCCTACAGCCCGCGCGCGCTGCCCGGCGCGACGGTCTCGACACCGGTCGCGTGGGACGAGCTCGACGACGTCGATCCTCGCAGCTTCACCGTGCGCACCGTCCCGCAGCGGGTCGCGGACTCTGGCGACCCGTGGGCGGACATGCAGGCGCATCCCGGCCGCATCGACACGCTCTTGTCGTGGTGGGAGCGCGATGTGGAGAACGGGCTGGGCGAACTGCCCTTCCCGCCCGAGTTCCCGAAGATGCCCGGTGAACCGCCGAGGGTGCAGCCGAGCAAGCGCGTCGCCGAGAACTGGGATGCCGACGGCAATCGCGTCGAGGACTGA
- a CDS encoding ATP-dependent DNA ligase, with product MRYDIPAPMLAKAAAAVPDPAKTSGGLSFEPKWDGFRGLIAWDGDTVEIGSRGAKPLTRYFPELVAALPRILPEPCLLDGEIVVATGRPGAQRLDWEALSQRIHPAASRVEMLSEQTPAMFIAFDLLALGEESLIDQPFHRRRAQLEELLADASHPLHLTRTTTDRGTAVRWLEEFEGAGLDGVVAKPLDQPYAPGKRTLVKIKHARTADVVALGYRIHKSGSGVGSLLVGLYDTDGTLRQVGGVAAWSDRRRQELVDELAPLVERDDAGDVVTGGGERSRFSGAKDVSFVRLRPERVLEVRYDQLEGARFRHTVQFERWRPDRDARSCTYDQLDTVAGYDLADVLE from the coding sequence ATGCGCTACGACATCCCCGCGCCCATGCTCGCGAAGGCGGCAGCCGCTGTTCCCGACCCTGCGAAGACCTCCGGCGGGCTCTCGTTCGAGCCGAAGTGGGACGGGTTCCGCGGACTCATCGCGTGGGACGGCGACACGGTCGAGATCGGCTCGCGCGGCGCGAAGCCGCTCACGCGGTACTTCCCCGAACTCGTCGCGGCGCTGCCCCGGATCCTCCCCGAGCCGTGCCTGCTCGACGGAGAGATCGTCGTCGCCACCGGTCGCCCCGGTGCCCAGCGGCTGGACTGGGAGGCGCTGAGCCAGCGCATCCACCCCGCGGCATCCCGCGTCGAGATGCTTTCGGAGCAGACGCCGGCGATGTTCATCGCGTTCGACCTGCTCGCTCTCGGCGAGGAGAGCCTGATCGACCAGCCGTTCCACCGGCGTCGCGCACAGCTCGAGGAGCTCCTCGCCGACGCGTCACACCCGCTCCATCTCACCCGCACGACGACCGACCGCGGCACGGCCGTGCGGTGGCTCGAGGAGTTCGAGGGCGCCGGCCTCGACGGAGTGGTGGCCAAGCCGCTCGACCAGCCGTACGCACCGGGCAAGCGCACACTGGTGAAGATCAAGCATGCCCGTACCGCGGACGTGGTCGCCCTCGGTTACCGCATCCACAAATCGGGTTCGGGGGTCGGTTCCCTCCTCGTCGGCCTGTACGACACCGACGGCACGCTGCGACAGGTCGGCGGGGTGGCGGCGTGGAGCGACCGACGCCGACAGGAGCTCGTCGACGAACTCGCACCGCTGGTGGAGCGGGACGACGCAGGTGACGTGGTGACCGGCGGCGGTGAGCGCAGCCGCTTCTCCGGGGCGAAGGACGTCTCGTTCGTGCGGCTCCGTCCCGAGCGCGTCCTCGAGGTGCGCTACGACCAGCTCGAGGGCGCTCGGTTCCGCCACACCGTGCAGTTCGAACGCTGGCGGCCCGACCGCGACGCCCGCTCGTGCACCTACGACCAGCTGGACACCGTCGCGGGCTACGACCTCGCCGACGTCCTGGAGTGA
- a CDS encoding phytoene desaturase family protein, whose amino-acid sequence MTRATIIGSGPNGLAAAVTLARAGYRVRVVEAADVIGGGASTIDADVPGFRYDVGSSAHPAALASPFFQAFGLAERIEWIRPEISYAHPLDDGRAGIAWRDIDRTAEGLGADGRAWVSRLRPLSRHIEGTVDFTGNQMLRIPRDPVTAVRYALRMLDQGSGLARRSFRTEEAAGLLSGVLAHANTPLPSLAGAAAGLLLAAQGHAGGWMYPRGGAQRITDAMVADLEANGGTVETGVHVTDLATFDWGDPRRGDVLLLNSSPRLALTHPDIPARYARAISDYRYGPGAAKVDFALDGPVPWSHPLVAQSPTVHVGGTQAEVWASENAVAQGHVADRPYVLAVQPSVLDDTRAPEGKAVLWTYIHVPAHSDLDPTELITRQIERFAPGFRDRIIARTVTPATARVAFNPSNIGGDILGGAFTIGQALRRPVLSTHPWRTPMRGVYLASASTPPGPGVNGMAGWHAARTVLGDAGTPAGLQELFR is encoded by the coding sequence ATGACGCGAGCGACCATCATCGGCAGCGGGCCGAACGGCCTGGCCGCGGCGGTGACACTCGCCCGTGCGGGTTACCGGGTGCGTGTGGTGGAGGCGGCCGACGTCATCGGCGGCGGTGCCAGCACGATCGACGCCGATGTGCCCGGCTTCCGGTACGACGTCGGGTCCTCGGCACATCCCGCCGCCCTGGCGTCGCCGTTCTTCCAGGCGTTCGGCCTCGCGGAACGGATCGAGTGGATCCGCCCGGAGATCTCCTACGCCCACCCGCTCGACGACGGTCGCGCCGGCATCGCCTGGCGCGACATCGACCGCACCGCCGAGGGCCTCGGCGCGGACGGTCGCGCCTGGGTGTCCCGCCTGAGGCCGTTGAGCCGGCACATCGAGGGGACCGTCGACTTCACCGGCAATCAGATGCTGCGCATCCCCCGCGATCCGGTCACCGCCGTGCGCTACGCCCTGCGGATGCTGGATCAGGGGTCCGGCCTCGCGCGCCGCTCCTTCCGCACGGAGGAGGCCGCGGGACTCCTGTCCGGCGTTCTCGCCCATGCGAACACGCCGCTCCCCTCGCTCGCCGGCGCCGCAGCCGGGTTGCTGCTGGCCGCCCAGGGCCACGCTGGCGGATGGATGTATCCGCGCGGGGGCGCTCAGCGGATCACCGATGCCATGGTCGCCGACCTCGAGGCGAACGGCGGCACGGTCGAGACCGGCGTGCACGTCACGGATCTTGCGACGTTCGACTGGGGCGACCCGCGTCGCGGTGATGTGCTGCTGCTGAACTCCTCCCCCAGACTCGCCCTCACGCACCCCGACATCCCCGCGCGATACGCCAGAGCGATCTCGGACTACCGGTACGGACCCGGCGCGGCCAAGGTCGACTTCGCCCTCGACGGCCCTGTCCCCTGGTCGCATCCGCTGGTCGCCCAGTCCCCCACCGTGCACGTCGGCGGAACGCAGGCGGAGGTCTGGGCCAGCGAGAACGCCGTGGCTCAGGGACATGTGGCCGACCGCCCGTATGTGCTCGCCGTGCAGCCGTCGGTCCTCGACGACACCCGCGCCCCGGAGGGCAAGGCGGTGCTCTGGACGTACATCCATGTGCCGGCCCACTCCGATCTGGACCCCACGGAACTCATCACGCGGCAGATCGAACGCTTCGCGCCCGGTTTCCGCGACCGCATCATCGCCCGCACCGTCACACCCGCGACCGCGCGCGTGGCGTTCAACCCGTCGAACATCGGCGGCGACATCCTCGGCGGGGCGTTCACGATCGGACAGGCCCTGCGGCGCCCCGTGCTCTCGACGCATCCGTGGCGCACCCCGATGCGAGGCGTCTACCTCGCATCGGCGTCGACCCCGCCGGGGCCCGGCGTGAACGGCATGGCGGGCTGGCACGCCGCACGAACGGTGCTCGGGGATGCCGGCACGCCCGCCGGCCTGCAGGAGCTCTTCCGATAG
- a CDS encoding TetR/AcrR family transcriptional regulator: MTDHRTGSGEPSTTLGLLWGLPPRPTRRKGPARSATVAQIVNGAVALADESGLGAVTVRAVAERVGISAMSVYTYVPGKPELIDLMLDALYARMDRPRWQSGSWRDRLTAVAEANRGLLSEHAWVTEIAALSRPPLGPGLMAKYEHELSAFDGTGLADRDVDAALTFLLGFVQAHCRAAHDARRATTDSAMSDADWWAANQPILAQAFDAEVYPRAVRIGAAVGEAQQSAWSDERAWSFGLERVLDGLAAIIERPAEAGTPHT, from the coding sequence ATGACGGATCACCGCACCGGTTCGGGGGAACCCAGTACCACGCTCGGCCTGCTGTGGGGACTGCCTCCCCGTCCGACGCGCAGGAAGGGCCCCGCCAGGTCGGCCACGGTGGCCCAGATCGTCAACGGTGCGGTGGCGCTGGCCGATGAGAGCGGCCTTGGCGCCGTCACCGTGCGCGCGGTCGCCGAGCGTGTCGGGATATCTGCGATGTCCGTGTACACCTACGTCCCGGGAAAGCCGGAATTGATCGACCTCATGCTCGATGCGCTGTACGCGCGCATGGACCGGCCTCGGTGGCAATCAGGATCCTGGCGCGATCGTCTCACCGCAGTGGCGGAGGCGAATCGTGGACTTCTCTCCGAGCACGCCTGGGTCACCGAGATCGCCGCCCTCAGCCGACCACCCCTCGGTCCGGGCCTGATGGCGAAGTACGAGCATGAGCTGTCCGCGTTCGACGGGACCGGACTCGCCGACCGCGACGTCGACGCCGCGCTGACCTTCCTGCTCGGGTTCGTGCAGGCCCACTGCCGTGCCGCTCATGATGCGCGCCGGGCCACCACGGATTCCGCGATGAGCGACGCTGATTGGTGGGCGGCGAACCAGCCGATCCTTGCGCAAGCGTTCGACGCCGAGGTCTATCCGCGCGCCGTACGGATCGGCGCAGCGGTCGGCGAGGCGCAGCAATCGGCATGGAGTGACGAGCGCGCCTGGTCCTTCGGCCTGGAGAGAGTGCTCGACGGGCTCGCTGCGATCATCGAGCGACCTGCGGAGGCCGGGACGCCTCACACGTGA
- a CDS encoding VOC family protein: MHITESAISLNVTDVEASANWVQTHLGFSVAMQADGFCSLSHPDAGFHLIYLRTGLPTFKPASAAGRADGLLVVFTVSDIDADYARLQSEGVQIITPIETEPWGERYFQMADPNGIVYQLVQWVTPTPQEQS, from the coding sequence ATGCACATCACCGAATCCGCCATCTCGCTCAATGTCACCGACGTCGAAGCCTCTGCGAACTGGGTGCAGACGCACCTGGGGTTCTCCGTCGCCATGCAGGCTGACGGGTTCTGTTCGCTCAGCCACCCCGACGCCGGGTTCCACCTCATCTACCTGCGCACCGGGCTTCCCACGTTCAAGCCGGCATCCGCGGCGGGACGTGCCGATGGCCTGCTCGTGGTGTTCACGGTGTCCGACATCGATGCCGACTATGCCCGTCTGCAGAGTGAGGGCGTTCAGATCATCACGCCGATCGAGACGGAACCGTGGGGGGAGCGCTACTTCCAGATGGCAGACCCGAACGGCATCGTCTACCAGCTCGTGCAGTGGGTGACCCCCACGCCGCAGGAGCAGTCCTGA
- a CDS encoding CatB-related O-acetyltransferase has translation MQSLPDPDQPTPTSRADLTNVIFLKNAIESPLIDVGDFTYYDDEGFRPPFEQANVKYLYGPQRLVLGRFTAIAPGATFLMPGGNHPMIGPSTYPFTMFGGAWQEATLEAFLAIEQPGDTVVGNDVWIGRDATVLPGVTIGDGAIIGAHSVVTKDVHPYEVVAGNPARHVRMRFDARDVERLLAVRWWDWPVEKITEYAAVIMAGSPQELERLS, from the coding sequence ATGCAGTCATTACCTGATCCCGACCAGCCCACACCGACCTCTCGGGCGGACCTGACGAACGTGATCTTCCTGAAGAACGCGATCGAATCGCCGCTCATCGACGTCGGAGACTTCACGTACTACGACGATGAGGGGTTCCGTCCTCCGTTCGAGCAGGCGAATGTCAAGTATCTCTACGGGCCTCAGCGACTCGTTCTGGGGCGATTCACCGCGATCGCACCCGGTGCGACGTTCCTCATGCCGGGCGGGAACCATCCGATGATCGGTCCGTCGACGTACCCGTTCACGATGTTCGGCGGCGCGTGGCAGGAAGCGACCCTCGAGGCGTTCCTGGCCATCGAACAGCCGGGGGACACCGTCGTCGGCAACGACGTGTGGATCGGGCGCGATGCGACCGTCCTGCCCGGTGTGACGATCGGCGACGGCGCGATCATCGGGGCGCACAGCGTGGTCACGAAGGATGTGCACCCATACGAGGTGGTCGCGGGCAATCCTGCGAGGCACGTTCGCATGCGCTTCGACGCCCGCGACGTCGAGCGGCTGCTCGCCGTGCGCTGGTGGGACTGGCCCGTCGAGAAGATCACCGAGTACGCCGCGGTCATCATGGCCGGCTCCCCGCAGGAGTTGGAGCGCCTGAGCTGA
- a CDS encoding TetR/AcrR family transcriptional regulator, producing the protein MQESAQMPGGVVAAALDLFRSQGFDQTSVEQIAKAAGVSRSTFFRQFGGKEDVVFPDHEVLLGELREFLAGSHPDPWEAVCRASQLVFAHFANDPELARLRYQVVREVPALREREIVTVFRYERLFDDYLRRALPGIDPLDAVGFAAGVTAVHNHVLRQLLRGTKPVAPAVLQKALDDVRRRYGVLPDSAGAREDDLVVAVFPRAMPVAEMSRRVQAELS; encoded by the coding sequence ATGCAGGAGTCCGCGCAGATGCCGGGCGGTGTCGTCGCCGCCGCTCTCGACCTGTTCCGGTCGCAGGGATTCGACCAGACCTCGGTGGAGCAGATCGCGAAGGCCGCTGGCGTCTCGCGCTCGACGTTCTTCCGCCAGTTCGGCGGCAAGGAGGACGTCGTCTTCCCTGATCACGAGGTGCTCCTCGGGGAACTGCGCGAGTTCCTCGCCGGCTCCCACCCCGACCCGTGGGAAGCGGTCTGCCGTGCGTCCCAACTCGTCTTCGCACATTTCGCGAACGACCCGGAACTCGCCCGCCTCCGCTATCAGGTCGTGCGGGAGGTTCCCGCTCTCCGGGAACGCGAGATCGTCACCGTCTTCCGGTACGAGCGGCTGTTCGACGACTACCTGCGCCGTGCGCTCCCCGGCATCGACCCTCTGGATGCGGTGGGGTTCGCCGCCGGCGTCACCGCCGTGCACAACCACGTTCTGCGGCAACTGCTGCGCGGGACGAAGCCGGTCGCGCCTGCGGTCCTGCAGAAGGCCCTCGACGACGTGCGTCGCCGCTACGGCGTCCTTCCCGACTCCGCGGGAGCCAGGGAGGACGACCTCGTGGTGGCGGTGTTCCCCCGCGCGATGCCCGTCGCCGAGATGTCGCGCCGGGTTCAGGCCGAACTGTCCTGA